A region of Streptomyces deccanensis DNA encodes the following proteins:
- a CDS encoding DUF397 domain-containing protein — protein sequence MAPRIPAVVPVRDSKNPDGPVLVINRPAWLSFIDAVRSES from the coding sequence GTGGCCCCCCGTATCCCCGCCGTCGTCCCCGTCCGCGACAGCAAGAACCCTGACGGGCCCGTACTGGTCATCAACCGTCCCGCCTGGCTCTCCTTCATCGACGCCGTACGGTCGGAGTCGTAA
- a CDS encoding helix-turn-helix domain-containing protein, whose protein sequence is MKRNAEGSGGASNAALFGEVLRHYREAALLTQEALARQIPCDRSQVAKIEAGTRVPSDQFAKRCDEVLDTGGVLTRMWAKVDWYPEVVHPDWFERRAQMEAEATAVMQYTASIVPGLMQTEEYMHEVFARYHGDSVPVQERVRARLSRQQRFLSPEGPLHVTVLDESCLRIIVGSAQIMRNQLAHLLELGRRPNIRMQVIPFDNPGIVRPASSMTLLTLPDGHQWVYSESLDLGHFSDEPAVLARHRRAYDVLRADALSPRESAALISDLMGRYEHHEQSRSERGGLDQEQLQPRERRRLRRSGPPYPRRRPRPRQQEP, encoded by the coding sequence ATGAAGCGGAACGCGGAGGGGTCCGGCGGAGCGAGCAACGCCGCGCTGTTCGGCGAGGTGCTGCGGCACTACCGCGAGGCAGCACTGCTGACGCAGGAGGCGTTGGCGAGGCAGATCCCTTGCGACCGCTCACAGGTGGCGAAGATCGAGGCGGGCACGAGAGTGCCCAGCGATCAGTTCGCGAAACGGTGCGACGAAGTGCTGGATACGGGTGGGGTATTGACCCGGATGTGGGCCAAGGTCGACTGGTACCCGGAGGTCGTGCATCCGGACTGGTTCGAGCGCCGGGCGCAAATGGAAGCCGAGGCAACGGCTGTCATGCAGTACACAGCCAGCATCGTGCCGGGCCTGATGCAGACCGAGGAGTACATGCACGAGGTATTCGCCCGCTACCACGGCGACAGTGTGCCGGTGCAGGAACGCGTGAGGGCACGACTCAGCCGCCAGCAGCGCTTCCTGTCCCCGGAGGGGCCGCTTCATGTCACGGTTCTGGACGAAAGCTGCCTGCGCATCATCGTGGGAAGCGCACAGATCATGCGGAACCAACTCGCCCACCTGCTGGAGTTGGGCCGCCGCCCCAACATCCGCATGCAGGTGATCCCGTTCGACAACCCCGGAATCGTCCGCCCCGCATCCTCCATGACCCTGCTGACGCTGCCCGACGGGCACCAATGGGTGTACTCCGAATCCCTGGATCTCGGCCATTTCAGCGATGAGCCAGCCGTCCTCGCTCGGCACCGGCGAGCCTATGATGTGCTCAGGGCGGACGCGCTATCGCCCCGCGAATCAGCCGCTCTGATCAGCGACTTGATGGGAAGGTACGAGCACCATGAGCAGTCTCGATCTGAGCGCGGCGGTCTGGATCAAGAGCAGCTACAGCCAAGGGAACGGCGGCGACTGCGTCGAAGTGGCCCCCCGTATCCCCGCCGTCGTCCCCGTCCGCGACAGCAAGAACCCTGA
- a CDS encoding GntR family transcriptional regulator, with translation MNEAAVRVDTTSQVPPYEQIRAQLAALIVTGRLAEGERLPTVRQLATDLGLSPGTVARAYRELEAAELIRTRRGAGTRVAAPRTGPTRPHAAQLATLARDFTSSARALGADTEAILTAVRDALGPDRP, from the coding sequence ATGAATGAGGCCGCCGTCCGCGTCGACACCACCAGCCAGGTCCCGCCGTACGAGCAGATCCGCGCGCAGCTCGCCGCGCTGATCGTCACCGGCCGGCTGGCCGAGGGCGAACGGCTGCCGACCGTACGCCAGTTGGCCACGGACCTCGGTCTGTCGCCGGGCACCGTGGCCCGCGCCTACCGCGAGCTGGAGGCCGCCGAGCTGATCCGCACCCGCCGGGGCGCCGGGACCCGGGTGGCCGCGCCCCGGACCGGCCCCACCCGCCCGCACGCCGCCCAACTCGCCACCCTGGCACGCGACTTCACGTCCTCCGCCCGCGCCCTGGGCGCCGACACCGAGGCCATCCTGACCGCGGTACGCGACGCCCTGGGCCCCGACAGGCCCTAG
- a CDS encoding isopenicillin N synthase family dioxygenase, whose amino-acid sequence MDHSVTPGSTPRVPTIDLRPWLDGGPDDRARIARTVDEALQSAGFLLVTGHGVDPTLRTRIREAARAFFVLPVEAKQAYEVKVGGRGWLGPGAEANGYAEGTETPPDLKESLTFATHEPFDDPVVNAEWYAPNVWPAEVPELRALCEEYLARMAELENLLLSLLGEALGLEPDFFSRHMRHPTYGFNINWYPGTDVIGDPVPGQFRIGPHTDFGTVTILDRQAGKGGLQVYTDEGGWEDAPYDPDAFTINIGDLMARWTGDRWRSGRHRVLPPPADEPAEELMSLVYFGECTPGTIVESVPAPVGRVAYPPVDSHAYLRAQLDSITVD is encoded by the coding sequence ATGGACCATTCTGTGACGCCGGGGAGCACGCCCCGTGTCCCCACCATCGATCTGCGCCCCTGGCTCGACGGCGGCCCCGACGACCGCGCCAGGATCGCCCGGACCGTCGACGAGGCGCTCCAGAGCGCCGGTTTCCTGCTGGTCACCGGCCACGGCGTCGATCCGACCCTCCGGACGCGCATCCGGGAGGCCGCGCGCGCTTTCTTCGTCCTCCCCGTGGAGGCCAAGCAGGCCTACGAGGTGAAGGTCGGCGGGCGCGGCTGGCTGGGGCCCGGCGCCGAGGCGAACGGGTACGCCGAGGGGACGGAGACCCCGCCGGACCTCAAGGAGTCGCTGACGTTCGCGACGCACGAGCCGTTCGACGACCCGGTCGTGAACGCCGAGTGGTACGCGCCGAACGTGTGGCCGGCGGAGGTGCCGGAGCTGCGGGCGCTCTGCGAGGAGTACCTGGCGCGGATGGCCGAGCTGGAGAACCTGCTGCTCTCGCTCCTCGGCGAGGCCCTCGGGCTGGAGCCGGACTTCTTCTCCCGCCACATGCGCCACCCCACCTACGGCTTCAACATCAACTGGTATCCGGGGACGGACGTCATCGGCGACCCGGTGCCGGGTCAGTTCCGGATCGGCCCGCACACCGACTTCGGCACGGTCACCATCCTCGACCGGCAGGCCGGGAAGGGCGGGCTCCAGGTCTACACGGACGAGGGCGGCTGGGAGGACGCCCCGTACGACCCGGACGCCTTCACCATCAACATCGGTGACCTGATGGCCCGTTGGACCGGCGACCGCTGGCGTTCCGGACGCCACCGCGTGCTGCCGCCGCCGGCCGACGAGCCCGCCGAGGAGCTGATGTCGCTGGTGTACTTCGGCGAGTGCACGCCCGGCACGATCGTGGAATCCGTCCCCGCGCCCGTCGGACGGGTGGCGTACCCGCCGGTGGACTCGCACGCCTACCTGCGGGCGCAGCTGGACTCGATCACCGTCGACTGA
- a CDS encoding gas vesicle protein K, with protein sequence MATPRPLPDGGPPIDRLREVSAAATRAFSLLPARPEEVAPPPPTRGEAVARRLRTDPDTVERDLVRLVLTIVELLRQLMERQALHRVDRGGLTEEQEERLGMTLMVLHERMTELCDRYDLTLDDLNLDLGPLGTLLPPP encoded by the coding sequence ATGGCGACCCCGAGGCCCCTGCCTGACGGCGGCCCCCCCATCGACCGTCTCCGTGAGGTGTCCGCGGCCGCGACCCGCGCGTTCTCCCTCCTGCCCGCCCGGCCGGAAGAGGTCGCGCCGCCGCCCCCGACCCGGGGCGAAGCCGTGGCGCGGCGGTTGCGCACCGACCCCGACACGGTCGAGCGGGACCTCGTCCGGCTCGTCCTCACCATCGTCGAACTGCTTCGCCAGCTGATGGAGCGCCAGGCCCTGCACCGCGTCGACCGGGGCGGGCTGACCGAGGAGCAGGAGGAGCGCCTCGGCATGACCCTGATGGTCCTGCACGAGCGCATGACGGAACTCTGCGACCGCTACGACCTCACCCTGGACGACCTCAACCTCGACCTCGGCCCCCTGGGCACCCTCCTCCCGCCGCCCTGA
- a CDS encoding gas vesicle protein, translated as MALIDLLDRLLSGGVVLTGDLVLSIADIDLVRVSLRAVIVAVREQMDEQWALPLSERPPVESGEGGDDHGDPEAPA; from the coding sequence GTGGCGCTGATCGATCTGCTCGACCGGCTTCTGAGCGGCGGGGTCGTCCTCACCGGGGACCTCGTCCTGAGCATCGCGGACATCGATCTCGTACGGGTGTCGCTGCGCGCGGTGATCGTCGCCGTCCGCGAACAGATGGACGAACAGTGGGCGCTCCCGCTGTCGGAGCGGCCGCCCGTGGAAAGCGGGGAAGGAGGCGACGACCATGGCGACCCCGAGGCCCCTGCCTGA
- a CDS encoding gas vesicle protein — translation MTQSGSASPVPSPSRGAYPYGGGQGSSANLADILERVLDKGIVIVGDIKINLLDIELLTIKLRLLVASVDKAKEIGIDWWEHDPALSSRASRSDGRRSLADENERLRAEVKELRRRVEKSPRELSPSASAERPRREPRRKEAAEAARPPEPRRKRRKPVNVDTEDEDDDRG, via the coding sequence GTGACCCAGTCCGGCTCCGCCTCCCCCGTCCCCTCGCCGTCGCGCGGCGCCTACCCGTACGGCGGCGGCCAGGGCTCCAGCGCGAACCTCGCCGACATCCTCGAACGCGTGCTCGACAAGGGCATTGTCATCGTCGGCGACATCAAGATCAACCTCCTCGACATCGAGCTGCTCACCATCAAGCTGCGCCTGCTCGTGGCCTCGGTCGACAAGGCCAAGGAGATCGGCATCGACTGGTGGGAGCACGACCCGGCCCTCTCCTCCCGCGCGTCCCGCTCCGACGGCCGCCGCTCCCTCGCCGACGAGAACGAACGGCTGCGCGCCGAAGTGAAGGAGCTGCGCCGACGCGTCGAGAAGTCCCCTCGGGAGCTGTCCCCGAGCGCGTCGGCCGAGCGCCCGCGCAGGGAGCCCCGCCGCAAGGAGGCCGCGGAGGCCGCCCGTCCGCCGGAGCCCCGCCGCAAACGCCGCAAGCCGGTGAACGTCGACACCGAGGACGAGGACGACGACCGTGGCTGA
- a CDS encoding SRPBCC family protein yields the protein MAERGTAKGGSAGGTGTLDRAEEDSGRNTGTSRLKEELEDYIEARLSLMLQNVGHGLGEGARKLGDMSTGALTSTASHAKDALVDKAKGATGKAKDAVGEKAGDVMEKAKDAGAKKGGKNPEGGSGKGHTIIEDIDVGVPVREAYDQWTQFQEFSRFAKGVVAVDQQDDTTTQWHVKVAKSNRHWRGNITEQVPDERIAWTSEGDKATTRGVVTFHPLGDNLTKVLLVLEYFPKGLFEKVGGLFRAQGRRARLDLKLYRTFVMMRGEATGGWRGEIREGEVQEPEDEEENEEEDTEGRYDEDEPEDEEEREDEEEREDEEEPEAKHADEPEDEDEEDDWEDEDTDEYEDDDEPDEEPDEEVEAELVDEDEDEEDVEPEREAR from the coding sequence ATGGCTGAGCGCGGAACGGCGAAGGGCGGCTCGGCCGGCGGCACCGGCACCCTCGACAGGGCGGAGGAGGACTCCGGCCGGAACACCGGCACGTCCCGGCTGAAGGAAGAGCTGGAGGACTACATCGAGGCCCGGCTCTCCCTGATGCTCCAGAACGTGGGTCACGGGCTCGGCGAGGGCGCGCGCAAGCTGGGCGACATGAGCACGGGGGCGCTGACGTCGACCGCGTCCCACGCCAAGGACGCGCTGGTCGACAAGGCGAAGGGCGCCACGGGCAAGGCGAAGGACGCCGTCGGCGAGAAGGCCGGGGACGTCATGGAGAAGGCGAAGGACGCCGGCGCCAAGAAAGGTGGGAAGAACCCCGAGGGCGGCAGCGGCAAGGGGCACACCATCATCGAGGACATCGACGTGGGTGTGCCGGTGCGCGAGGCGTACGACCAGTGGACGCAGTTCCAGGAGTTCAGCCGGTTCGCCAAGGGCGTCGTCGCCGTCGACCAGCAGGACGACACCACCACCCAGTGGCACGTCAAGGTCGCCAAGTCCAACCGGCACTGGCGCGGAAACATCACCGAACAGGTGCCCGACGAGCGCATCGCCTGGACGTCCGAGGGCGACAAGGCGACCACCAGGGGCGTCGTCACCTTCCACCCCCTCGGCGACAACCTCACCAAGGTGCTGCTGGTCCTGGAGTACTTCCCCAAGGGGCTGTTCGAGAAGGTCGGCGGCCTGTTCCGGGCCCAGGGCCGCCGCGCCCGCCTCGACCTCAAGCTCTACCGCACGTTCGTCATGATGCGCGGCGAGGCCACCGGCGGCTGGCGCGGAGAGATCCGCGAGGGAGAGGTCCAGGAGCCGGAGGACGAGGAAGAGAACGAGGAAGAGGACACCGAGGGCCGGTACGACGAGGACGAGCCCGAGGACGAGGAGGAGCGCGAGGACGAGGAGGAGCGCGAGGACGAGGAGGAGCCCGAGGCGAAGCACGCGGACGAGCCCGAGGACGAGGACGAGGAAGACGACTGGGAGGACGAGGACACCGACGAGTACGAGGACGACGACGAACCCGACGAAGAACCCGACGAGGAAGTCGAAGCAGAACTCGTAGACGAAGACGAAGACGAAGAGGACGTAGAACCCGAGCGAGAGGCCAGATGA
- a CDS encoding ABC transporter substrate-binding protein, whose product MNNATMGAAVLGGYLLGRTKKAKLALGLGALLAGSQVRPGQLGKALDAPFLSDLTRQVRSELAGAGKAAATSVLSSKADNLAGALHERTAGLRERAEGNGGAHDDEPEPEPEDEVEDEDEVEDEDEGTAEDESQDKGKAKGQARSRKSTPQSRSTAQSRSTPQSRSTARPKKKTAAASRTRSGSGTRSRRQDDG is encoded by the coding sequence ATGAACAACGCCACCATGGGCGCGGCCGTCCTCGGCGGTTATCTGCTGGGGCGGACGAAGAAGGCCAAGCTCGCCCTCGGCCTCGGTGCGCTGCTGGCCGGCTCGCAGGTCCGGCCCGGGCAGCTGGGCAAGGCGCTCGACGCCCCGTTCCTCAGCGACCTCACCCGTCAGGTGCGGTCCGAGCTGGCGGGCGCGGGCAAGGCCGCGGCGACCTCCGTGCTGTCGTCGAAGGCCGACAACCTGGCCGGTGCCCTGCACGAACGCACCGCGGGACTGCGGGAACGGGCCGAGGGCAACGGCGGCGCGCACGACGACGAGCCCGAACCCGAACCCGAGGACGAGGTCGAGGACGAGGACGAGGTCGAGGACGAGGACGAGGGCACGGCGGAGGACGAGAGCCAGGACAAGGGCAAGGCCAAGGGCCAGGCCAGGAGCCGCAAGAGCACCCCGCAGTCGAGGAGCACCGCGCAGTCGAGGAGCACCCCGCAGTCGAGGAGCACCGCGCGCCCGAAGAAGAAGACCGCCGCCGCGAGCCGTACCAGGAGCGGCAGTGGCACACGGTCGAGGAGGCAGGACGATGGCTGA
- a CDS encoding gas vesicle protein GvpG yields MGLVGTILTLPVAPVRGVAWVLDKVRQAAEDEYYDPGPVQEELVNLERARTEGQIDEEAFARREAELLGRLEEISAYRLQQQRETES; encoded by the coding sequence GTGGGACTGGTCGGGACCATTCTGACGTTGCCGGTCGCCCCGGTGCGGGGCGTCGCGTGGGTGCTCGACAAGGTGCGGCAGGCCGCCGAGGACGAGTACTACGACCCGGGGCCCGTCCAGGAGGAGCTGGTGAATCTGGAGCGGGCGCGAACCGAGGGGCAGATCGACGAGGAGGCGTTCGCGCGGCGCGAGGCGGAGTTGCTGGGGCGGCTGGAGGAGATCAGCGCCTACCGGCTGCAGCAGCAGAGGGAGACGGAGTCATGA
- a CDS encoding GvpL/GvpF family gas vesicle protein has product MSVYVYAITKSAHPLGLDDVKGVGEDPTPLHAVSNGELSAVVSEAPEDLSVSRRDVEAHQDVQQQLWADGTILPLSFGFVAPDEAAVEALLQEQAEAFSQRLDALTGRAEFNVKGVLDEDTLLRAVLTESARARELNDAIREGGGTYEDRLALGELVAQEVQSRQEALGEEALAALRPYALDERLAPPSQQYFVNVSFLVDGERADEFAEAGGELAEALGEGVELRLRGPLPPYSFV; this is encoded by the coding sequence ATGTCGGTCTACGTCTACGCGATCACCAAGTCGGCGCATCCGCTGGGCCTGGACGACGTCAAGGGCGTCGGCGAGGACCCCACCCCCCTGCACGCCGTCAGCAACGGCGAGCTGAGCGCCGTCGTCAGCGAGGCCCCCGAGGACCTGTCGGTCAGCCGCCGGGACGTGGAGGCGCACCAGGATGTCCAGCAACAGCTGTGGGCCGACGGCACGATCCTGCCGCTGAGCTTCGGTTTCGTCGCCCCGGACGAGGCCGCCGTGGAGGCGCTGCTCCAGGAGCAGGCCGAGGCGTTCTCCCAGCGTCTGGACGCACTCACGGGGCGCGCGGAGTTCAACGTCAAGGGCGTACTGGACGAGGACACGCTCCTGCGCGCCGTCCTGACGGAGTCCGCGCGGGCGCGCGAGCTGAACGACGCGATCCGTGAGGGCGGCGGCACGTACGAGGACCGCCTCGCGCTCGGCGAACTCGTGGCCCAGGAGGTGCAGAGCCGGCAGGAGGCGCTCGGCGAGGAGGCGCTCGCCGCGCTGCGGCCGTACGCCCTGGACGAGCGGCTCGCCCCGCCCTCCCAGCAGTACTTCGTGAACGTCTCGTTCCTGGTGGACGGCGAACGGGCGGACGAGTTCGCCGAGGCCGGCGGGGAGCTGGCCGAGGCCCTGGGAGAGGGGGTGGAACTGCGGCTGCGCGGCCCGCTGCCGCCGTACAGCTTCGTCTGA
- a CDS encoding gas vesicle structural protein GvpA has product MTVVPQSEGGALAPRGGGGGSGNLYDVLELVLDRGLVIDAFVRVSLVGIEILKIDARVVVASVDTYLRFAEACNRLDLESGRKAPSQLTDIVGDATESGARGKSKGALTGAVEAVTDSLQKRRGDDDEEVEHAPRREKQRASSGRSASSRRASRDREE; this is encoded by the coding sequence GTGACTGTGGTGCCGCAGAGCGAGGGCGGCGCCCTCGCCCCCCGTGGCGGTGGCGGGGGCTCGGGGAACCTCTACGACGTGCTGGAACTCGTCCTCGACCGGGGCCTTGTCATCGACGCGTTCGTCCGCGTCTCCCTGGTGGGCATCGAGATCCTGAAGATCGACGCCCGGGTCGTCGTGGCCAGCGTCGACACCTATCTGCGCTTCGCCGAGGCGTGCAACCGACTCGACCTGGAATCGGGGCGCAAGGCCCCCTCCCAGCTGACGGACATCGTCGGGGACGCCACCGAGTCGGGCGCTCGCGGCAAGAGCAAGGGGGCGCTCACCGGGGCGGTCGAGGCCGTCACCGACTCGCTCCAGAAGAGGCGGGGCGACGACGACGAGGAGGTGGAGCACGCGCCCAGGCGCGAGAAGCAGCGCGCGAGCTCCGGGCGGAGCGCTTCGAGCCGCCGCGCCTCCCGGGACCGTGAGGAGTGA
- a CDS encoding gas vesicle protein, with amino-acid sequence MTNGRESEKQRSSSRQEPAEERLSAPEAMRSAIEQLSQLLGRAPESVSALKPTDEGWEAQVEVMELERIPQTTSVMAAYRVSLDPAGKLLAYERGRRYTRAQTDRGSPR; translated from the coding sequence ATGACGAACGGCCGGGAGTCGGAGAAGCAGCGTTCCTCGTCGCGGCAGGAGCCCGCCGAGGAGCGGCTCTCCGCGCCCGAGGCCATGCGGAGCGCGATCGAGCAGCTCTCCCAGTTGCTCGGGCGCGCTCCCGAGTCCGTTTCCGCGCTGAAGCCGACCGACGAGGGCTGGGAGGCCCAGGTCGAGGTCATGGAGCTGGAGCGCATCCCGCAGACGACCAGCGTGATGGCCGCCTACCGGGTGTCTCTGGACCCCGCGGGCAAGTTGCTGGCGTACGAGCGCGGACGCCGGTACACGCGCGCGCAGACCGACCGGGGCTCCCCCCGCTGA
- a CDS encoding MerR family transcriptional regulator — MPAPGPPPSTPVRLRPVDLARLSGVSTQQIRNYEEAGVLPPVPRTGSGYRFYGETHRRALLTYRALSKGYGAVVATRIMRTVHEGDVPGALALVDEAHAALHAERVALRATGEALRALAGEPPEEDVPATDLLIGEVAALLGVRTSTLRVWEAAGLLSPRRERGTGYRHYAPDEVRDARFILALRRSHYLLDDIRPVLEDLRAEGGTEALRTAITTRHTALTARTAAMLEGAGHLHTYLT; from the coding sequence ATGCCCGCTCCCGGCCCACCTCCCAGCACCCCCGTCCGCCTCCGCCCCGTCGACCTCGCCCGGCTCTCCGGTGTCTCCACGCAGCAGATCCGCAACTACGAGGAGGCCGGAGTGCTGCCGCCGGTGCCGCGCACGGGCTCGGGGTACCGGTTCTACGGGGAGACGCACCGGCGGGCGCTGCTGACGTACCGGGCGCTGTCGAAGGGGTACGGGGCCGTCGTGGCGACGCGGATCATGCGGACCGTGCACGAGGGGGACGTACCGGGGGCACTGGCGCTGGTGGACGAGGCGCACGCGGCGCTGCACGCGGAGCGGGTGGCGTTGCGCGCGACCGGGGAGGCGCTCCGGGCGCTGGCCGGGGAGCCTCCGGAGGAGGACGTTCCCGCGACCGACCTGCTGATCGGCGAGGTCGCGGCGCTGCTCGGTGTGCGGACGTCGACGCTGCGCGTCTGGGAGGCCGCCGGCCTGCTCTCGCCCCGGCGTGAACGCGGCACCGGCTACCGCCACTACGCCCCCGACGAGGTGCGCGACGCCCGTTTCATCCTCGCTCTCCGCCGCAGCCACTACCTTCTCGACGACATCCGCCCCGTCCTCGAAGACCTCCGCGCGGAGGGCGGCACGGAGGCCCTGCGCACCGCGATCACCACCCGCCACACCGCCCTGACCGCCCGCACGGCGGCGATGCTGGAGGGCGCGGGCCACCTCCACACCTATCTGACCTGA
- a CDS encoding RNA polymerase sigma factor: MEQSLRARVRDGDPEAFSALFRAHAQAVYGHAARLTADRNAAEDVVSLTFLEAWRLREKLLSDAELEDGGGDGGGDGGADGGGDASLRAWLFGIATNVLRNTRRAARRHSAALARLPERHAERETVPDFADALVGRMEDADRLAAAHAALAKLRRREREVFALCVWSGLSYAAAADALGVPVSTVRSRLARARQRLRGLAEAELARRPERRPAQHPERGRTRPLPGGGQIPVDRTEPVGPTQAPAQARAQAQERGR, from the coding sequence GTGGAGCAATCTTTGCGGGCACGCGTACGGGACGGCGATCCGGAGGCGTTCAGCGCGCTCTTCCGGGCGCACGCACAAGCGGTGTACGGCCATGCCGCGCGGCTGACGGCCGACCGGAACGCGGCGGAGGACGTCGTCTCCCTGACCTTCCTGGAAGCCTGGCGACTGCGCGAGAAGCTGCTGTCGGACGCGGAGTTGGAAGACGGCGGTGGTGACGGTGGTGGTGACGGCGGTGCTGACGGTGGTGGTGACGCCAGTCTGCGGGCCTGGCTGTTCGGGATCGCCACGAACGTGCTGCGCAACACCCGCCGCGCCGCCCGCCGGCACAGCGCCGCCCTCGCCCGGTTACCGGAACGACACGCCGAACGCGAGACCGTGCCCGACTTCGCCGACGCCCTGGTCGGCCGGATGGAGGACGCCGACCGGCTCGCCGCCGCCCACGCGGCCCTCGCCAAACTCCGCCGCCGTGAGCGCGAGGTCTTCGCGCTGTGCGTGTGGTCGGGGCTGAGCTACGCGGCCGCCGCCGACGCCCTCGGGGTGCCCGTCAGCACCGTACGGTCGCGGCTGGCCCGCGCCCGGCAGCGGCTGCGCGGTCTCGCCGAGGCGGAACTGGCACGGCGGCCCGAACGGCGCCCCGCACAGCACCCCGAACGCGGAAGAACGAGACCCCTCCCCGGCGGCGGACAGATACCTGTCGACCGCACCGAGCCGGTCGGTCCGACACAGGCCCCGGCACAGGCACGGGCACAGGCACAGGAGAGAGGCCGATGA
- a CDS encoding CU044_5270 family protein translates to MNPLNNANHLHNANPVHDAERAELARLLPSPGEPLLSDDRLARLEDHLMQELTGEATVRITGTRAPETGRRTRRRCAVVALPLGVAAAVLATVVATGVVGQGSADDDQDAAGLLRRVATAATDGEPTPVRDDQFLYIATQGVSRGSAASAGGGQSTDRGKEGKEGKDGPGSETDYPFRRTDWISADGSRNGLARTTWLEGQPLARDMNGEVVDEPLARSMDDVEYMTLGADRDHSYYDELRSLPTDPDKLYDKVWAETRGQGPTHEEAAMEYITTMLRGAQLLPELNGALFRVAAKISGVRVVEKAEDAVGRQGVGLAFGEADHPDVWVFDKNTFKYLGTDEEALLEVGVVDKKGQELKD, encoded by the coding sequence ATGAACCCCTTGAACAACGCGAACCACTTGCACAACGCGAACCCCGTGCACGACGCGGAACGTGCGGAGCTGGCACGGCTGTTGCCCAGTCCCGGCGAACCGCTCCTGTCCGACGACCGGCTGGCGCGACTGGAGGACCACCTCATGCAGGAGCTGACCGGCGAGGCCACCGTACGGATCACCGGGACGCGCGCGCCGGAGACGGGGAGGCGCACGCGCCGCCGGTGCGCCGTCGTCGCGCTGCCGCTCGGCGTGGCCGCCGCCGTCCTCGCCACCGTCGTCGCGACCGGCGTTGTCGGCCAGGGGTCCGCCGACGACGACCAGGACGCGGCCGGGCTGCTGCGGCGCGTCGCCACCGCCGCGACGGACGGCGAGCCCACGCCCGTCCGCGACGACCAGTTCCTCTACATCGCGACGCAGGGCGTGTCGAGGGGCTCGGCGGCCTCGGCGGGCGGTGGCCAGAGCACGGACAGAGGGAAGGAGGGGAAGGAGGGGAAGGACGGGCCGGGTTCGGAGACCGACTACCCGTTCCGGCGGACCGACTGGATCTCCGCCGACGGCAGCCGGAACGGACTCGCCCGGACCACCTGGCTGGAGGGGCAGCCGCTGGCCCGGGACATGAACGGGGAGGTCGTCGACGAACCCCTGGCGCGGTCGATGGACGACGTCGAGTACATGACGCTCGGCGCGGACCGGGACCACAGCTACTACGACGAGCTGCGGTCGCTGCCCACGGACCCCGACAAGCTCTACGACAAGGTGTGGGCGGAGACGCGCGGCCAGGGCCCCACGCATGAGGAGGCCGCCATGGAATACATCACGACGATGCTCCGGGGGGCGCAGCTGCTGCCCGAACTCAACGGCGCGCTGTTCCGCGTGGCCGCCAAGATCTCCGGCGTCCGGGTCGTCGAGAAGGCGGAGGACGCCGTGGGCCGCCAGGGCGTCGGCCTGGCCTTCGGCGAGGCCGACCACCCTGACGTATGGGTCTTCGACAAGAACACCTTCAAATACCTGGGCACGGACGAGGAGGCCCTACTGGAGGTCGGCGTCGTCGACAAGAAGGGCCAGGAACTGAAGGACTGA
- a CDS encoding PLD nuclease N-terminal domain-containing protein yields the protein MLRLLMYLVPLALTIYAFIDCLNTPEDEAKHLPKIAWVFIILLFWIVGPIAWLAAGKLRSVPAGGRTPSEWHRNHRTEYVAPDDNPEFLKSLAEDNKKDESLLKSWEADLRRREEELKRQERDNGETGGAQNEKRDKKDGEEA from the coding sequence ATGCTCAGGCTGTTGATGTACCTCGTGCCGTTGGCGCTGACCATCTACGCGTTCATCGACTGTCTCAACACCCCCGAGGACGAGGCGAAGCACCTGCCGAAGATCGCGTGGGTCTTCATCATCCTGCTCTTCTGGATCGTGGGACCGATCGCCTGGCTCGCCGCGGGCAAGCTCCGCAGCGTCCCCGCCGGGGGGCGCACGCCCTCGGAGTGGCACCGCAACCACCGCACGGAGTACGTCGCGCCCGACGACAACCCCGAGTTCCTGAAGTCCCTCGCCGAGGACAACAAGAAGGACGAGTCGCTCCTGAAGAGCTGGGAGGCCGACCTGCGCCGCCGCGAGGAGGAACTGAAGCGGCAGGAGCGGGACAACGGCGAGACGGGCGGCGCCCAGAACGAGAAGCGGGACAAGAAGGACGGCGAGGAGGCATAA